The nucleotide sequence GGTCGTGGACGGCGTGCTCATCTGCCTCCTCTCCAATGGGCACGCTCTGCTCGAGGGCGTGCCCGGCCTCGGCAAGACGCTGCTCGTTCGCACGCTCGCCCGCACGCTCGCGCTGCGCTTCTCGCGCATCCAGTGCACTCCCGACCTGATGCCCGCGGACATCTCCGGCACGATGATGCTGGTGGAGGGCGACCATGGCGGGCGCGAGATGGGCTTCCGACCCGGCCCGGTGTTCGCCAACGTCGTGCTCGCAGACGAGATCAACCGCGCGACTCCCAAGACCCAGTCGGCCATGCTGGAGGCGATGCAGGAGCACGCGGTGACCGCGGGAGGCGCGCGTCACGCGCTCCCCGACCCGTTCCTCGTCCTGGCCACCCAGAACCCCATCGAGATGGAGGGCACCTATCCGCTGCCGGAGGCGCAACTGGACCGGTTCATGTTCAAGCTCGTGGTGCGCTCGCCGGGATTCGAGGAGCTCTCCGCGATCGTCGACCGCACGACCGGCGAG is from Chthonomonadales bacterium and encodes:
- a CDS encoding AAA family ATPase → MEQVEREAEEFRGSVARVRAQIARVVVGLDTVVDGVLICLLSNGHALLEGVPGLGKTLLVRTLARTLALRFSRIQCTPDLMPADISGTMMLVEGDHGGREMGFRPGPVFANVVLADEINRATPKTQSAMLEAMQEHAVTAGGARHALPDPFLVLATQNPIEMEGTYPLPEAQLDRFMFKLVVRSPGFEELSAIVDRTTGEPEPEVEPVLDASGIAAMRALAREVPIVSHVRDFAIRLVLATHPDQAVAPEAVRRYVRFGASPRAAQAIVLSAKVRALLAGRYNVDFADVVASAAPALRHRILLNFEGEAEGIASESLVQTVVASAREAASRRHA